A segment of the Chrysiogenia bacterium genome:
CTTTTTCCTTCTCGGCCTTTTCCTCGGCGCTGACCTGCTTCTTGTAGTCGCGCTCGAGGATGCGCTCGGACTCGGAGGTGTTGTCGGCAATGCGGAAGAGCACGATGACCGTCTCCAGCGCGACGCGGGCCATGATGACGTAGATCAAAAAGAGGATCGGCCAGAGAACCAGGCCGCTCACTCCGGCGAGGAAGCTGAACTGAAATCCCGCAATCGCGGGGAAGAGGCCGAAGCCCGCGGCCC
Coding sequences within it:
- a CDS encoding DUF4282 domain-containing protein, coding for MSLEHKGFFASLFDMTFTEFITERIIRVLYALAILGAAGFGLFPAIAGFQFSFLAGVSGLVLWPILFLIYVIMARVALETVIVLFRIADNTSESERILERDYKKQVSAEEKAEKEK